Proteins encoded together in one Dermacentor variabilis isolate Ectoservices chromosome 2, ASM5094787v1, whole genome shotgun sequence window:
- the LOC142570396 gene encoding sulfotransferase ssu-1-like → MVEGLYLNTVFTAENIRSALCYEPLEDDVFVVSYPKCGTTWLQHIVIGILSRGTLTPDDVEDVRKATYLEHIGAEGARSLRRQVPIKTHLPFDKQPHSTGAKYVYVTRNPYDCCISYYYHYKGMPWHRFAEGTFDEFLDMFVRGKVSYGDCFDHLLSWYERRNDPNILFLTYEELKRDTPASVLRIVDFCGALEYGELLRTHPDDLEKVLRGISLEVMRKLTFTVKVSNSASLPRRAGGIGNAPSCDELQPYKQTLQTAS, encoded by the coding sequence ATGGTCGAAGGGCTTTACCTCAACACTGTGTTCACCGCAGAGAACATTCGATCGGCCCTCTGCTACGAACCTTTGGAAGACGACGTCTTTGTCGTCAGCTATCCAAAGTGCGGCACAAcgtggctgcagcacatcgtcATCGGCATCTTATCACGCGGCACGCTGACGCCTGACGACGTAGAAGACGTGAGGAAGGCAACGTATCTCGAGCACATAGGTGCCGAAGGAGCCCGGAGTTTGCGGCGACAGGTGCCCATCAAGACTCACCTGCCGTTCGATAAGCAGCCTCATTCCACGGGCGCCAAGTACGTCTACGTAACGCGGAATCCGTACGACTGCTGCATCTCGTATTACTACCACTATAAGGGGATGCCGTGGCACCGCTTCGCCGAAGGCACTTTTGACGAATTCTTGGACATGTTTGTGCGTGGTAAGGTCTCCTATGGTGACTGTTTCGATCACCTGCTTTCCTGGTACGAGCGCCGCAACGACCCGAACATTCTGTTTCTCACGTACGAGGAATTGAAGAGGGACACACCAGCATCGGTCCTGCGGATTGTGGACTTCTGCGGAGCACTAGAGTATGGCGAGCTACTGAGAACTCATCCCGATGACCTGGAGAAAGTCCTTCGCGGAATAAGCTTGGAAGTCATGAGAAAGCTGACGTTCACTGTCAAGGTGTCAAACAGCGCATCGCTCCCGAGGCGGGCAGGAGGAATTGGCAACGCACCATCGTGCGATGAGCTGCAACCTTACAAACAGACCTTACAAACAGCCTCCTGA